A portion of the Candidatus Bathyarchaeia archaeon genome contains these proteins:
- a CDS encoding ABC transporter permease, with amino-acid sequence MNFQRISALTKKELKKTFREPAVLFMIFLFPLVFVLTFGASFGGLGSSQPVYNIGVVNMDSGSLSQAFIEALANTTLLRVHTYADSQTAQNDLSQGKIQAVIVIPADFSQSLASYFAAPNNPGSWVNATVLLYLDKGSVVATQAVKPIIQNVLAAFLNQKAAPSPVNVQIASLIEAKQVSAFEFMAPGMFTFASIFLIMMVAQSFTQDRENGMLKRIRTTPITPAEFMVSQVLAYMLIALIQAVLVFVAVYLMGFRPAVSFSAYLLAFVFILVFSLSNVGFGLITATVSKTSGAATGISFLFVLPQLFLGTFVGASLSSTAQTVSRFVPSYYVTDALTSLFLRGASATSPTIILDLAVVTLSCIAILAVGVILHAKYFKI; translated from the coding sequence TTGAATTTTCAGAGGATAAGCGCCCTAACAAAAAAGGAGTTGAAGAAAACCTTTCGGGAACCCGCCGTCCTATTCATGATCTTCCTGTTCCCCCTAGTTTTTGTCCTAACTTTTGGGGCTTCCTTCGGCGGTTTAGGCAGCTCCCAACCAGTCTATAACATAGGCGTCGTCAACATGGACTCCGGCAGCCTTTCACAGGCATTCATTGAAGCACTGGCAAACACTACGCTTTTGCGAGTGCACACATACGCCGACAGCCAGACAGCTCAAAACGATTTATCCCAAGGGAAAATTCAAGCAGTCATAGTTATCCCAGCCGATTTCAGCCAAAGCCTCGCCTCCTATTTTGCGGCGCCAAACAATCCCGGCAGCTGGGTAAACGCCACCGTTCTGCTTTACTTGGATAAAGGCTCAGTTGTCGCTACACAGGCAGTGAAGCCCATAATTCAAAACGTTTTAGCTGCATTTTTAAACCAGAAGGCTGCTCCAAGTCCCGTAAACGTGCAAATCGCCTCTTTAATAGAGGCTAAGCAGGTTTCAGCCTTCGAGTTTATGGCGCCTGGCATGTTCACCTTCGCCTCCATATTCCTAATAATGATGGTTGCCCAGTCCTTTACACAAGACCGTGAAAACGGCATGCTGAAAAGGATTAGGACAACGCCCATAACACCAGCCGAATTTATGGTAAGCCAAGTGCTGGCATACATGCTTATAGCCCTAATCCAAGCAGTTCTAGTCTTTGTTGCGGTCTATTTGATGGGCTTCAGACCCGCCGTCAGCTTTTCCGCCTATCTCCTAGCCTTCGTTTTCATTTTGGTTTTCTCCTTGTCTAACGTAGGCTTCGGCCTAATCACGGCAACTGTTTCAAAAACGTCTGGAGCCGCCACTGGAATATCCTTCCTCTTCGTGTTGCCGCAGCTTTTCCTCGGAACCTTCGTTGGCGCTTCGCTTTCATCTACGGCGCAAACTGTCAGCCGATTCGTGCCAAGCTACTATGTTACGGATGCTTTGACATCGCTTTTCCTTAGAGGAGCCTCCGCCACAAGTCCGACAATAATTTTAGACTTAGCGGTTGTGACACTATCATGCATCGCCATTTTAGCCGTAGGCGTAATCCTCCATGCAAAATACTTCAAAATCTAG
- a CDS encoding ABC transporter ATP-binding protein yields MWMFVMGEFAIVMEDVVKRFEDVVAVDGVSLKVVQGELFGLLGPNGAGKTTTVNMLCGLLKPTSGFVSVGGYDVQRENTKVKGLIGVCPQETAVYPYLTGVENVELFGNLYTLDKSTLRCRRDMLLEKLGLTHDAHRRVEKYSGGMKRRLSIVLALIHNPQIIFLDEPTVGMDPQSRHAVWDFMRELKKEGKTIFLTTHYMEEAESLCDRVGIIDHGRLIALDTPKNLISQNSVSNLEEVFIKLTGRRIREEI; encoded by the coding sequence ATGTGGATGTTTGTTATGGGCGAGTTTGCCATAGTTATGGAGGATGTTGTTAAGCGTTTTGAGGATGTTGTCGCTGTTGATGGCGTAAGCCTTAAAGTAGTTCAAGGTGAACTTTTCGGCTTGCTTGGGCCCAACGGTGCTGGCAAAACCACAACTGTGAACATGCTCTGCGGCCTTTTAAAGCCCACAAGTGGCTTCGTTTCGGTTGGCGGATATGACGTGCAGAGGGAGAATACCAAGGTTAAAGGGCTTATTGGAGTTTGCCCGCAAGAGACCGCGGTTTACCCGTACTTGACTGGTGTGGAGAACGTGGAGCTTTTCGGAAATCTGTACACCCTAGACAAAAGCACGCTTAGATGTAGGCGGGACATGCTTCTTGAAAAGTTGGGTTTAACCCACGACGCCCATAGAAGGGTTGAGAAATACAGCGGAGGCATGAAAAGGCGGCTAAGCATTGTTCTGGCTTTAATTCACAATCCGCAAATCATATTCTTAGACGAACCCACCGTGGGCATGGATCCACAATCCCGCCACGCCGTCTGGGATTTCATGCGGGAACTGAAAAAGGAGGGCAAAACAATTTTCCTAACAACCCACTACATGGAGGAGGCTGAATCCCTCTGCGACCGTGTAGGCATAATCGACCATGGAAGGCTCATCGCCCTTGACACGCCAAAAAACCTGATCTCACAGAACAGCGTAAGCAACCTTGAAGAAGTCTTCATAAAGTTAACCGGGCGAAGGATAAGGGAGGAAATCTAA
- a CDS encoding tyrosine-type recombinase/integrase has protein sequence MAGPPGIEPGTYGLEAKTYGFRASLGDLGDFYDFLVVDLQKSPCTAKCYVGVVRRFLSWLDGGCLSVEAVRGFLRRVNGECSRDRYNLTLSALKAYLRDFLGLGWLVAGFKHPPKVFKPKTIPSREDLRRFYMALPSLRLKAYFLVAASSGLRRGEILGLTLDDVDFERRMLRPHSHKGASKHSWVSFYNREAEEALKVYRASLKGKAARSNRLFPISIRDFKAEWRAAQLKTGLKITSKSLRDWFAEEMSRLGVADRYIDAFQGRTPASILARHYTDYSPTKLREIYEKANLKILEAEKEGEVGVGGSA, from the coding sequence ATGGCGGGCCCGCCGGGAATTGAACCCGGGACCTACGGGTTAGAGGCGAAAACCTACGGTTTCCGCGCTTCCCTTGGCGATTTAGGCGATTTCTATGATTTTTTGGTTGTGGATTTGCAGAAAAGTCCATGCACGGCTAAGTGTTATGTTGGTGTTGTTAGGCGGTTTCTAAGTTGGCTTGATGGTGGCTGTTTAAGTGTTGAGGCTGTTCGCGGTTTTCTGCGGCGGGTTAATGGGGAGTGCAGTCGGGACCGTTATAATTTGACGCTTAGCGCTTTGAAGGCTTACCTTAGGGATTTTTTGGGGTTGGGGTGGCTTGTGGCTGGTTTTAAACATCCGCCTAAAGTGTTTAAGCCTAAAACTATTCCAAGCCGTGAGGATTTGAGGCGGTTTTACATGGCTTTGCCAAGCCTTAGGCTTAAAGCGTATTTTCTGGTGGCTGCCAGCAGCGGTTTGAGGCGGGGCGAAATTTTGGGTTTAACGTTGGATGATGTGGATTTTGAAAGGCGTATGCTTCGCCCCCACAGCCATAAGGGCGCCTCTAAACATTCATGGGTTAGCTTCTACAACCGTGAAGCCGAGGAAGCCTTGAAGGTTTACAGGGCGAGTTTGAAGGGTAAAGCAGCAAGGTCGAATAGGCTTTTCCCGATAAGCATCCGCGACTTCAAGGCTGAATGGCGAGCAGCCCAGCTTAAAACCGGCTTGAAGATTACAAGTAAAAGCCTCCGCGACTGGTTTGCTGAGGAGATGAGCCGCCTAGGCGTTGCTGACCGCTACATAGACGCTTTTCAGGGGCGCACTCCCGCCTCAATACTGGCTAGACACTATACGGACTATTCGCCTACAAAGCTTAGGGAGATTTATGAAAAGGCAAACCTGAAAATTCTAGAAGCAGAAAAAGAGGGGGAAGTTGGTGTAGGCGGATCCGCCTAG
- the dph5 gene encoding diphthine synthase produces MVLGELVFVGLGLHDERGISLKGLEEARTASAIFLEAYTSFMPGFSLESFERLVGRRVVVVSRRQLEDENGRVVLEAASDGKAVLLVPGDPLVATTHVALRLEAEKRGIKTRVVHGTSIVSAVMGLCGLHNYKFGRSVTIPFPENFSETPYMVLAQNRGLGLHTLCLLDLDVERNRFLTVREALETLLKIEAEKRLGVVDMETLVVGVARAGSPNPTVKAGTVGELLDYDFGGPPYSLVFPGKLHFMEAEALIAFAKAPATVRRLVE; encoded by the coding sequence ATGGTTTTGGGCGAACTTGTGTTTGTGGGTTTGGGCTTGCACGATGAGAGGGGCATTAGCCTAAAGGGCTTGGAGGAGGCTAGAACAGCGTCGGCTATTTTCCTAGAGGCTTACACGAGCTTTATGCCGGGCTTTTCCCTAGAAAGTTTTGAGAGGCTTGTGGGTAGGCGAGTTGTGGTTGTTTCGCGGAGGCAGCTTGAAGATGAGAATGGACGGGTTGTTTTGGAAGCTGCCAGCGATGGGAAAGCGGTTTTGCTTGTTCCCGGCGATCCGCTTGTCGCGACTACGCATGTGGCGCTTAGACTTGAAGCTGAAAAGCGGGGAATTAAAACCCGGGTTGTTCATGGCACCTCCATTGTTTCCGCTGTTATGGGCTTATGTGGCCTCCACAACTACAAGTTTGGTAGGAGCGTGACCATCCCGTTTCCGGAGAATTTTTCGGAAACGCCTTACATGGTTTTGGCTCAAAACAGGGGTTTGGGGCTTCACACATTATGCCTGCTGGACCTCGACGTGGAGAGAAACCGTTTCTTAACTGTTCGGGAGGCTCTTGAAACTCTTTTGAAGATTGAGGCTGAAAAGCGGTTGGGTGTCGTGGATATGGAAACGCTTGTCGTGGGTGTTGCGAGGGCTGGAAGCCCGAATCCAACGGTTAAGGCCGGCACCGTCGGAGAGTTGTTGGATTATGATTTTGGCGGTCCACCCTACAGCCTCGTTTTTCCCGGGAAGCTTCACTTCATGGAGGCTGAAGCCCTCATAGCTTTTGCCAAGGCGCCCGCAACGGTTAGGAGGCTTGTGGAGTGA
- a CDS encoding DUF357 domain-containing protein: MSLEQLVSRYIASAEHVLGTLQITVNNDVLCLSRKSISEVIELAKAYLQDAKYYRDGKRFDVSLASVAYCEGLLDALRMLGAVKFEWPTRKEGNP, translated from the coding sequence GTGAGCCTTGAACAGCTTGTTTCAAGGTATATTGCTTCAGCTGAGCATGTGTTAGGCACTCTGCAGATAACCGTCAACAATGATGTTTTATGTTTGTCTAGGAAGTCCATTTCGGAGGTTATTGAATTGGCAAAAGCCTATTTGCAGGATGCCAAATATTATAGGGATGGCAAGCGTTTTGACGTAAGCCTAGCCTCGGTGGCTTACTGTGAAGGCTTGCTAGACGCTTTAAGGATGTTGGGGGCGGTGAAGTTCGAATGGCCAACGAGAAAAGAGGGGAACCCGTGA
- a CDS encoding adenylyltransferase/cytidyltransferase family protein has protein sequence MKKRTVVLASGVFDLLHLGHVRYLEEAKKAGGENAELIVIVARDSTVEKRKGYRPVMSENQRRALVESLKVVDEAILGYEEFDIGKVIEKIKPDIIAVGHDQDGMEKAVKDYIREKGLNIKVVRISKFSEDELDSSSKIKQKIIEHYRR, from the coding sequence GTGAAAAAGCGAACGGTGGTTCTGGCTTCTGGAGTATTTGACCTGCTGCATCTTGGGCACGTCAGATACTTGGAGGAAGCCAAGAAGGCTGGTGGAGAAAACGCCGAGTTAATCGTCATCGTAGCAAGGGACAGCACTGTTGAGAAGCGGAAGGGATATAGACCCGTCATGTCCGAAAACCAGAGGCGGGCGCTTGTGGAGTCATTGAAAGTTGTGGATGAAGCCATTTTGGGCTACGAGGAGTTCGACATCGGCAAGGTTATCGAGAAAATTAAGCCGGACATAATCGCCGTGGGCCACGACCAAGACGGCATGGAAAAAGCCGTTAAGGACTATATTCGCGAGAAAGGCCTAAACATAAAGGTTGTGCGCATCAGCAAGTTCAGTGAAGATGAGTTGGACAGCTCCTCAAAGATTAAACAGAAAATAATCGAGCATTATAGGCGGTGA
- a CDS encoding DUF120 domain-containing protein, whose translation MSERREWRHLYTLLKLAEMGAHRRTAKISTEFLARKLGVSQQSASRHLIELEHRGWIKRTITPEGCLVQIAEAGVNQLKRLYANLRFLMETAYPPSVTLEGVVFTGLGEGAYYVTRDHYRRQFIEKLGFDPYPGTLNLKLLSDYDVKTRLELEAYPAIEIEGFKSEDRTFGPVKCYPAIIENKVKGALVAAIRSHYDTSVIELIAPTCLRKHLNLKDGSRVKVEVLTLP comes from the coding sequence ATGAGCGAAAGGCGGGAATGGCGACACCTCTACACGCTTTTGAAGTTGGCCGAGATGGGCGCCCACAGGAGAACAGCAAAAATCTCCACAGAATTTCTTGCCAGAAAATTGGGTGTCTCGCAGCAGTCAGCCTCCCGCCACCTAATCGAGCTTGAACATAGAGGCTGGATTAAACGCACTATAACGCCGGAGGGCTGCCTAGTGCAAATCGCCGAAGCCGGTGTAAACCAGCTTAAGAGGCTTTATGCAAACCTACGCTTTCTAATGGAAACCGCCTACCCGCCATCAGTCACCCTTGAAGGCGTGGTTTTCACCGGGCTGGGAGAAGGCGCCTACTATGTGACAAGAGACCATTATAGGCGGCAGTTTATTGAGAAGCTTGGCTTCGACCCCTACCCGGGAACACTAAACCTAAAACTCCTATCGGATTACGACGTTAAAACCCGCCTTGAATTGGAGGCTTACCCAGCCATAGAGATTGAGGGCTTCAAAAGCGAAGACCGCACTTTTGGACCAGTGAAATGCTATCCCGCCATAATAGAAAACAAGGTTAAGGGCGCCCTTGTGGCAGCTATAAGAAGCCACTACGATACCTCTGTAATAGAGCTAATCGCCCCCACATGCCTAAGAAAACACCTTAACCTAAAAGATGGCAGCAGAGTAAAAGTTGAAGTTTTAACCCTTCCATGA
- a CDS encoding type II secretion system F family protein has translation MQASFKPKIFGRILSRFVEEDTSEINRELPFAALLFTILAASGVTLYESWRKLRGVEHLPTFQKEAKEVVRQVEVLGYDPLTVMQKRAEKTKSKVYREFLLGYVSAVRSGGNIVNYLRSKLRSIFEIQSAAALRSIERLGTLVEAYAVMLIVTLCSYILFIIFSSTAIFDPMRASGAPGLPTEVVCLLIFVLTPFISVIFMIFAHIERKGNLVGIKKPYQVAVIAAIGSAAFLALAFTMPQLKYLTAPQVAPLVVTACLLTISIPAAGVYMEIARINNAAENAMPSFLRDVTEARKTGLSPEKSIIHAAGRPGYGKFSEVLTLIRSQMEWGVPLRKIFGSVKRKIQNWPVLVNFLILVETIKTGGGSSLALEILTEYSEKQKDVEVNKKALLRPYVILAFIWSVLIALTTTMVALTVYALTSLSLPGATPMPFFVLQEQMNIFSLGILLQCWLSGFFVGKVNEGTFAAGFKYSAMLVLTAHISLALSQSLLGGMLGLTAQA, from the coding sequence ATGCAAGCATCGTTTAAACCGAAAATTTTCGGGCGCATTTTAAGCCGCTTCGTGGAGGAGGATACAAGCGAAATAAACCGGGAGCTGCCCTTTGCAGCATTGCTCTTCACCATATTGGCGGCAAGCGGTGTCACCCTCTACGAGAGTTGGAGGAAGCTCCGCGGCGTCGAGCACTTACCCACGTTCCAGAAGGAAGCCAAAGAGGTTGTGCGCCAAGTGGAGGTTTTGGGCTACGACCCACTGACGGTCATGCAGAAGAGAGCTGAAAAAACCAAGTCTAAGGTTTACCGTGAATTCCTGCTGGGTTATGTTTCAGCCGTCAGAAGCGGCGGCAATATCGTCAATTATTTGAGAAGCAAGCTTCGCTCCATTTTCGAGATTCAAAGCGCCGCTGCCCTTCGAAGCATCGAAAGGCTTGGAACCCTCGTGGAGGCTTACGCCGTCATGCTTATCGTGACGCTTTGCTCCTACATCCTCTTCATAATCTTCTCATCAACAGCCATCTTCGACCCCATGAGGGCTTCCGGGGCGCCGGGTCTACCAACGGAGGTTGTATGCCTCCTCATATTTGTCTTGACGCCATTTATCTCGGTGATTTTCATGATTTTCGCCCACATAGAAAGAAAAGGCAACCTCGTGGGAATCAAAAAGCCATATCAAGTGGCCGTAATAGCCGCCATAGGCTCCGCAGCATTCCTAGCGCTGGCCTTCACCATGCCACAGCTTAAATACCTGACAGCGCCGCAAGTTGCCCCCCTCGTGGTGACGGCTTGCCTCCTAACAATCTCCATTCCAGCGGCGGGCGTATACATGGAAATAGCTAGGATAAACAATGCGGCTGAAAACGCCATGCCAAGCTTTTTGAGGGATGTGACTGAAGCGCGGAAAACAGGGCTTTCCCCGGAGAAAAGTATAATCCACGCTGCTGGACGCCCTGGCTACGGCAAGTTCTCGGAAGTTTTAACGCTTATAAGAAGCCAGATGGAGTGGGGTGTCCCCCTGCGGAAGATTTTTGGAAGCGTTAAGAGGAAGATTCAGAATTGGCCGGTTCTCGTGAACTTTCTAATTCTGGTGGAAACCATAAAGACTGGGGGAGGCTCCAGCTTAGCCCTCGAAATTCTAACGGAGTATAGCGAGAAACAGAAGGATGTGGAGGTTAACAAGAAAGCTCTCCTAAGGCCCTATGTGATTTTGGCTTTCATCTGGAGTGTTCTGATAGCCTTAACAACCACTATGGTGGCTTTGACGGTTTACGCCTTAACCAGCCTCTCGCTTCCAGGGGCTACGCCTATGCCCTTCTTTGTTTTGCAGGAGCAGATGAACATTTTCTCGCTTGGCATACTGCTGCAGTGTTGGCTTTCAGGCTTTTTTGTGGGCAAGGTGAATGAGGGCACTTTTGCAGCTGGCTTCAAGTATTCAGCCATGCTTGTCTTAACGGCGCACATTTCACTGGCGCTCTCCCAGAGCCTACTGGGAGGAATGCTTGGCTTGACCGCTCAAGCCTAA
- a CDS encoding type II/IV secretion system ATPase subunit codes for MKFNLKLWKDAEKQETRDKFWDEAELAGVLEAQRWSVPEGYVEVEYYPLKPPFSYAAIVQNEETFEYMYVLDELPLSREEREGYTRLRNILEFELQAPEGEETLAESFRRQMPSILAKHRKVLEGISSVGVRKILYYLERDIVGYGKIDPLMYDDYVEDIGCSGVSKPVYLWHRKYENLKTNIVFRDEQELEDFVMRMVHKSGKHVSIAYPIVDVTLPEKHRLAVSFGRETTPYGTAFTIRKFRRDPFTIIDLIENETINESIAAYLWLLMENKMSVMIIGATGAGKTTALNAIACLIKPSYKIISVEEVAEINLPHENWTSTIARSGFGPESEGEITLYDLIKSAVRHRPDLIIVGEVRGEEAYVLFQALATGHGGLCTLHAEDVDTAIKRLTQPPMNIPPSIIPLMNCVITVKHVRAPVFLESGRRLSSRKFVSVTEIKDYNSYQEVFSWNPSTDMFRENLRESYLLRKMAASLDIPVERLLDELEYRKRVLAHMVEHGIRDYRSVNKVLSKYYNNPELFQREFLEKGGW; via the coding sequence TTGAAGTTTAATTTGAAACTTTGGAAGGACGCTGAGAAACAGGAGACTAGGGACAAGTTTTGGGATGAAGCTGAGCTAGCCGGCGTGCTTGAAGCCCAAAGGTGGAGCGTTCCCGAGGGCTATGTGGAAGTAGAATATTACCCGCTTAAGCCGCCCTTCTCCTATGCGGCTATTGTCCAAAATGAGGAAACCTTTGAGTACATGTACGTTCTGGACGAGCTTCCCCTCTCAAGGGAGGAGCGGGAAGGCTATACTCGACTGAGAAACATCTTGGAATTCGAGCTTCAAGCTCCCGAGGGCGAGGAGACGCTGGCTGAATCTTTCCGGAGGCAGATGCCCTCCATCCTCGCCAAACACAGGAAGGTGCTAGAGGGCATATCCTCCGTCGGAGTGCGGAAAATCCTCTACTATCTTGAAAGGGACATTGTGGGCTACGGCAAGATAGACCCGCTAATGTACGATGATTATGTGGAGGATATTGGCTGCAGCGGCGTCAGCAAACCCGTCTATCTATGGCACCGTAAATACGAGAACCTCAAAACCAACATCGTCTTCCGAGACGAGCAGGAGCTTGAAGACTTCGTCATGCGTATGGTGCACAAGTCCGGCAAACACGTGAGCATAGCCTACCCAATAGTGGATGTGACGCTTCCAGAAAAACATCGTTTGGCAGTCTCCTTTGGAAGGGAAACCACGCCCTATGGGACGGCCTTCACCATCCGCAAGTTCCGCAGAGACCCCTTCACCATAATAGACCTAATTGAAAACGAAACCATAAACGAAAGCATCGCCGCCTACCTTTGGCTTTTAATGGAAAACAAAATGTCCGTCATGATTATCGGGGCTACAGGCGCCGGAAAAACCACAGCCCTAAACGCCATTGCATGCCTCATAAAACCAAGCTACAAAATCATCTCGGTGGAAGAGGTTGCCGAAATAAACCTGCCCCATGAAAACTGGACATCCACAATAGCGCGTTCAGGCTTCGGACCGGAAAGCGAAGGCGAAATCACCCTATACGACCTAATCAAGTCGGCGGTGCGCCACCGCCCAGACCTCATAATCGTGGGCGAGGTCCGAGGAGAAGAAGCCTACGTGCTGTTTCAAGCGCTTGCCACGGGCCATGGTGGACTTTGCACTTTGCACGCTGAGGACGTGGACACAGCCATTAAACGGCTTACGCAGCCTCCTATGAACATACCGCCGTCCATTATTCCGCTTATGAACTGTGTCATAACGGTCAAGCATGTGCGGGCGCCCGTTTTCCTCGAGTCTGGAAGGAGGCTTTCAAGCAGAAAATTCGTCAGCGTCACGGAAATCAAGGACTACAACAGCTACCAGGAGGTTTTCAGCTGGAACCCCTCCACAGACATGTTCCGCGAAAATCTGCGGGAAAGCTACCTTCTGAGGAAGATGGCCGCAAGCCTCGACATCCCAGTGGAAAGGCTTCTGGACGAGCTAGAGTACCGCAAGCGGGTTCTAGCCCACATGGTGGAGCACGGCATCCGCGACTACCGAAGCGTCAACAAAGTCCTAAGCAAATACTACAATAACCCCGAGCTCTTCCAGCGGGAGTTCCTCGAGAAGGGCGGGTGGTGA